Proteins encoded together in one Microbacterium sp. ABRD28 window:
- a CDS encoding SDR family oxidoreductase, with product MSGLAGRTILVTGASGGIGRATVERLASTGARVIGHCRSNPEGALEAIAAFPEGKATIVQADLADPQGASDLWQAALDWAGRIDVVVLNAAMMPKVELDDTDDAWNDTFEQALQVNTLSQLTLIRRSLAHFLTEGGGTIVGLSSWVTQRGAGNPNLVAYAASKAATAAALKTVARAYAADGVLTYLIAPGAVDTAMSASAGADRGGRDAVLQTLAMGEMVPPAEIAELIALLAGGRVRHLSGATLDVNGATYVR from the coding sequence ATGAGCGGGCTGGCGGGACGGACGATCCTCGTCACGGGCGCGTCCGGCGGGATCGGCCGCGCAACAGTCGAGCGGCTCGCGTCGACCGGCGCCCGGGTCATCGGGCATTGCCGCTCGAATCCCGAGGGGGCCCTGGAGGCCATCGCCGCTTTCCCCGAGGGAAAAGCCACGATCGTCCAGGCCGACCTCGCCGACCCGCAGGGCGCATCCGACCTGTGGCAGGCCGCTCTGGACTGGGCGGGACGGATCGACGTGGTGGTTCTGAATGCGGCGATGATGCCCAAGGTCGAGCTCGATGACACCGACGACGCGTGGAACGACACCTTCGAACAGGCCCTGCAGGTCAACACGCTCAGCCAGCTCACCCTCATCCGACGGTCGTTGGCGCACTTCCTGACCGAGGGCGGCGGCACGATCGTCGGACTCAGCAGTTGGGTGACACAGCGGGGAGCGGGAAACCCCAACCTCGTCGCCTACGCCGCTTCGAAGGCGGCGACGGCCGCGGCTCTGAAGACGGTCGCCCGCGCGTACGCAGCCGACGGCGTCCTGACCTACCTGATCGCCCCCGGCGCCGTGGACACCGCGATGTCCGCCTCAGCGGGAGCCGACCGCGGCGGGCGCGACGCCGTGCTGCAGACGCTCGCCATGGGCGAGATGGTCCCGCCGGCCGAGATCGCCGAGCTCATCGCGCTGCTGGCCGGCGGTCGGGTTCGCCATCTGAGCGGCGCCACGCTCGACGTCAACGGCGCCACGTACGTGCGCTGA
- a CDS encoding ABC transporter substrate-binding protein, with amino-acid sequence MKTPRRLLTAATLVAATALALAACAAPADTDTDQPDGEQSESLVIDKSFDLVTADPARMFETTGNIVLHAVYDSLLTFADGDATEPLPSVASEWSVNDDATEYTFTIRDGITFSDGTPLTAEDVVFSLNRVKNVQGNGSFLMSGLSVTSPDESTVVITSETANTAVPAIVTSPTLGIVNSALVSENGGTDAEDAAETDTAEEFLNTTSAGSGPYMLETFDTTTETVLVANPEYWGEAPVYDRVVLRNATAEAQLMDIQSGTADIALDLGSDQINGLGGDVVIDTAQAPTMFFFFLNANPEVSEITSSPDFREAVRYGIDFDAMLELAGEGAERAYGIIPSSYLGALGADSAVERDVERAQAAVERLGGDVTVELEYASDFSSNGLSMGPFAERIAAQLAEVGITVNLAPGPIATTLESYRAGTEEMGLWLWNPDYPDSADYLAFGPGGIVGERAGWTAGMAPEIEAVMEEVRSEIDPAAREPLYQEFQELSNEAGVIVPLFQPAASVVSTSAVGEVAYDPVFSLDIAAIGR; translated from the coding sequence GTGAAAACACCCAGAAGGCTCCTCACGGCGGCGACCCTCGTCGCCGCCACGGCCCTCGCCCTCGCCGCGTGCGCGGCTCCGGCCGACACCGACACCGACCAGCCCGATGGCGAGCAGAGCGAATCGCTCGTCATCGACAAGTCCTTCGACCTCGTCACGGCCGACCCCGCGCGGATGTTCGAGACCACCGGAAACATCGTGCTGCACGCGGTCTATGACAGCCTCCTCACCTTCGCGGATGGGGATGCCACCGAGCCGCTGCCGAGTGTGGCGTCCGAATGGTCCGTCAACGACGACGCGACGGAGTACACCTTCACGATCCGCGACGGCATCACGTTCTCCGACGGCACCCCGCTGACGGCCGAAGACGTCGTCTTCTCGCTCAACCGCGTGAAGAACGTCCAGGGCAACGGATCCTTCCTGATGAGCGGCCTGAGCGTCACCTCGCCGGACGAATCCACCGTGGTCATCACGTCGGAGACGGCGAACACCGCGGTCCCGGCCATCGTGACCAGCCCCACGCTCGGAATCGTCAACAGCGCTCTGGTGAGCGAGAACGGCGGCACGGACGCCGAGGATGCCGCCGAGACCGACACGGCGGAGGAGTTCTTGAACACCACCTCCGCCGGCAGCGGACCCTACATGCTCGAGACCTTCGACACGACCACCGAGACCGTGCTCGTGGCGAACCCCGAGTACTGGGGCGAGGCGCCGGTGTACGACCGCGTCGTGCTGCGCAACGCCACCGCAGAGGCGCAGCTGATGGACATCCAGAGCGGGACGGCCGACATCGCGCTCGACCTCGGTTCGGACCAGATCAACGGTCTCGGCGGCGATGTCGTGATCGACACCGCACAGGCGCCGACGATGTTCTTCTTCTTCCTCAACGCCAACCCCGAGGTCTCCGAGATCACCTCGTCGCCCGACTTCCGCGAGGCCGTCCGGTACGGCATCGACTTCGATGCGATGCTCGAGCTCGCCGGCGAGGGCGCAGAACGCGCCTACGGGATCATCCCCTCGTCGTATCTGGGGGCGCTCGGAGCGGACAGCGCCGTCGAGCGCGACGTCGAGCGCGCCCAGGCTGCCGTCGAGCGACTGGGTGGCGATGTCACCGTCGAGCTGGAATACGCCAGCGACTTCTCGAGCAACGGTCTGAGCATGGGCCCGTTCGCCGAGCGCATCGCGGCACAGCTCGCCGAGGTCGGCATCACCGTCAACCTCGCTCCCGGCCCGATCGCGACGACGCTCGAGAGCTACCGCGCGGGTACCGAAGAGATGGGCCTGTGGCTGTGGAACCCGGACTACCCGGACTCGGCCGACTACCTCGCGTTCGGCCCCGGTGGGATCGTCGGCGAACGCGCCGGCTGGACGGCCGGGATGGCGCCTGAGATCGAAGCGGTCATGGAGGAAGTGCGCAGCGAGATCGACCCCGCGGCACGCGAGCCTCTGTACCAGGAGTTCCAGGAGCTCAGCAACGAAGCCGGTGTGATCGTGCCGCTGTTCCAGCCCGCGGCGTCGGTGGTGTCCACGTCCGCTGTCGGCGAGGTCGCGTACGACCCGGTATTCTCGCTCGACATCGCGGCCATCGGTCGCTGA
- a CDS encoding FAD-dependent oxidoreductase has translation MRVTTPGISGDAEGDGALCFDGGTVPVTATDSVASAMVAAGERGNRADDTGGRRGIWCGMGVCHECAVRIDGEDARLACMTPARDGQIVETQPPRRRVPVASAPARPETEIEPDVLVIGAGPAGLVAATDLAAAGLDVLLVDDRPKLGGQYYKQPDPAFHVDEDRLDGQYTAGRRLIRAAQTAGVRTLLGTTVWAAFEPDRLLARSERERWIIRPRRVVIAAGAYERGAPIPGWTLPGVMTTGAGQTLLRSYQVSPGDRVLVAGNGPLNVQLAAELSRGGVNVVALVEAARIFSPLRAAAVARMALAVPGLTADGVRYLAELTARRVPIITGAAVVGLEGDPADGVSRANIGRIDEQGRMTRELRSFDVDAVCLGYGFLPGNDLARSLGCRHEVDAARGALRTVTDGDGRTSIESVFAIGDTAGVRGAKFAQAQAKLAAAAIRRDLRGEPSGAPRQAAADARRQAAFQRAVNTLFAAPVLTDQLARPDTVVCRCEGTTYGDLAESMTDGVTTAGAVKRVTRAGMGKCQGRYCGPVLTAMQAARTGVAVAERSGFAPQAPVKPVPLGDVAQG, from the coding sequence ATGAGAGTGACCACCCCCGGCATCAGCGGCGACGCGGAGGGCGATGGCGCGCTGTGCTTCGACGGCGGCACCGTGCCCGTCACCGCCACCGACTCGGTCGCCAGCGCGATGGTCGCGGCGGGAGAGCGGGGCAATCGCGCCGATGACACGGGCGGTCGGCGCGGGATCTGGTGCGGCATGGGCGTGTGTCATGAGTGCGCGGTGCGCATCGATGGCGAGGATGCCCGGCTCGCCTGCATGACCCCCGCGCGGGACGGCCAGATCGTCGAGACCCAACCGCCCCGGCGTCGGGTTCCCGTCGCGTCGGCCCCGGCGCGCCCCGAGACCGAGATCGAGCCCGACGTCCTCGTCATCGGGGCCGGGCCCGCAGGTCTCGTCGCTGCGACAGATCTCGCCGCAGCGGGTCTGGATGTGCTGCTGGTCGATGATCGTCCGAAGCTCGGAGGGCAGTACTACAAGCAGCCCGACCCGGCGTTCCACGTCGACGAGGACCGCCTGGACGGGCAGTACACCGCGGGTCGCCGATTGATCCGCGCGGCTCAGACCGCGGGGGTGCGTACCCTCCTCGGCACCACGGTGTGGGCGGCCTTCGAGCCCGATCGCCTCCTCGCGCGGTCGGAGCGGGAGCGCTGGATCATCCGCCCCCGACGCGTGGTGATCGCCGCCGGCGCCTATGAGCGCGGCGCGCCGATCCCGGGGTGGACCCTCCCGGGTGTCATGACCACCGGTGCCGGCCAGACCCTGCTCCGGTCCTACCAGGTCTCCCCCGGCGACCGTGTCCTCGTGGCGGGGAACGGCCCCTTGAACGTCCAGCTGGCCGCTGAGCTGTCGCGCGGGGGAGTGAACGTCGTCGCGCTGGTCGAGGCCGCGCGGATCTTCTCGCCGCTTCGGGCAGCCGCGGTCGCGCGCATGGCCCTCGCGGTCCCCGGTCTCACCGCCGACGGCGTCCGTTACCTCGCCGAGCTGACCGCGCGCCGGGTTCCGATCATCACCGGCGCGGCCGTGGTGGGGCTCGAGGGGGATCCCGCAGACGGTGTCTCCCGCGCGAACATCGGGCGCATCGATGAACAGGGGCGGATGACGCGGGAGCTCCGTTCCTTCGACGTCGACGCGGTGTGTCTCGGCTACGGCTTCCTCCCGGGAAACGATCTCGCACGATCGCTCGGGTGCCGGCACGAGGTGGATGCGGCCCGCGGAGCGTTGCGCACGGTCACCGACGGTGACGGCCGCACATCGATCGAGTCGGTCTTCGCGATCGGAGACACTGCCGGCGTGCGCGGCGCGAAGTTCGCCCAGGCGCAGGCGAAACTGGCTGCGGCCGCCATCCGCAGAGACCTCCGGGGCGAGCCGTCGGGCGCCCCGCGGCAGGCGGCGGCGGACGCACGCCGTCAGGCGGCGTTCCAGCGGGCCGTCAACACGCTGTTCGCCGCCCCGGTCCTCACCGACCAGCTCGCCCGGCCCGACACGGTGGTCTGCCGTTGCGAAGGCACGACGTACGGCGACCTCGCCGAGTCGATGACCGACGGCGTGACGACGGCCGGCGCGGTCAAGCGCGTCACGCGCGCCGGCATGGGCAAATGCCAGGGGCGGTACTGCGGACCGGTCCTCACGGCGATGCAGGCTGCGCGCACCGGTGTCGCCGTCGCGGAGCGCTCCGGGTTCGCCCCGCAGGCCCCGGTCAAGCCGGTTCCGCTCGGGGACGTCGCCCAGGGGTGA
- a CDS encoding ABC transporter permease, with the protein MALFIAKRLGAALLLVVGTILVAFVLTAVLPGDAATARLGEQAAANPEIVEAMRRQMGLDRPLYEQFFIYLGGLFRGDLGDSVQTTRPVLTDLMLFGPASAELALSATLIAVVVGGGLGIVAALRANTAVDNVLRAFSLGGVSIPIFWFALIATSIFATRLQWFPSSGRLDAGEIPPPRVTGFYTIDSLLAGDLPLFFQAVDHLILPAIVLSAPMVGLLMRFTRASVLDVLGQEYIRAAEAKGLSPRSVVFGHVLRGALVPVITVVGTAFASLLAGTVLVEQIFAWPGIGSYAYRAASTLDLSAIVGVTIFVALIYIFVNLITDILYGIIDPRIRRA; encoded by the coding sequence GTGGCATTGTTCATCGCCAAACGTCTCGGCGCTGCCCTTCTCCTGGTCGTCGGCACCATCCTGGTGGCGTTCGTGCTCACCGCCGTCCTCCCCGGCGACGCCGCGACGGCGCGCCTGGGCGAACAGGCCGCTGCGAACCCCGAGATCGTCGAGGCGATGCGCCGGCAGATGGGGCTCGACCGCCCCCTGTACGAGCAGTTCTTCATCTATCTCGGCGGGCTCTTCCGTGGTGACCTCGGCGACTCCGTCCAGACCACGCGCCCCGTCCTGACCGATCTCATGCTGTTCGGGCCCGCCTCTGCAGAGCTGGCGCTCTCGGCCACGCTGATCGCCGTCGTGGTCGGCGGCGGGCTGGGAATCGTGGCGGCCCTGCGGGCCAACACCGCGGTGGACAACGTGCTGCGGGCATTCAGCCTCGGCGGCGTGTCCATCCCGATCTTCTGGTTCGCGTTGATCGCCACCTCGATCTTCGCCACCCGGCTGCAGTGGTTCCCCTCCTCCGGGCGATTGGACGCGGGAGAGATCCCGCCGCCACGTGTCACCGGCTTCTACACGATCGACTCGCTGCTGGCCGGCGACCTGCCCCTGTTCTTCCAGGCCGTGGATCACCTGATCCTCCCCGCCATCGTGCTGTCGGCACCGATGGTGGGGCTGCTGATGCGCTTCACCCGGGCTTCCGTGCTCGACGTCCTCGGACAGGAGTACATCCGCGCCGCCGAAGCCAAGGGCCTCAGTCCCCGCTCGGTCGTCTTCGGTCACGTCCTCCGCGGCGCGCTCGTGCCGGTGATCACCGTCGTGGGAACGGCCTTCGCGTCGCTTCTGGCGGGAACGGTGCTGGTCGAGCAGATCTTCGCTTGGCCGGGCATCGGCTCCTACGCCTACCGGGCGGCCTCCACGCTCGACCTGTCGGCGATCGTGGGAGTGACGATCTTCGTCGCGCTGATCTACATCTTCGTGAACCTGATCACCGACATCCTGTACGGCATCATCGACCCGAGGATCCGGCGCGCATGA
- a CDS encoding SDR family oxidoreductase, with protein MSAPDLTGRTVLVLGAAGAMGRSAARTLAGHGARVIVADEDVAQLEAAFGADDRFQVWEADVTDGTHVQRLAAEFDDTEVLIHCADAGSTTAVPMTAEQDLVDAFAAEVASCWAALRHFAPAMAARGRGSIIAYSGTRAATGGERGTRAMTSEAINQMVREFAQELQPHGVRVNALAPAGDQDETALRFLASDVSRHVTGALVVIESGWSVIERIEERVGTR; from the coding sequence ATGTCCGCCCCTGACCTGACCGGCCGCACCGTGCTGGTCCTCGGTGCCGCGGGCGCCATGGGGCGCTCGGCGGCGCGCACGCTCGCGGGGCACGGGGCGCGCGTGATCGTCGCCGACGAGGATGTCGCGCAGCTCGAGGCCGCCTTCGGCGCCGATGACCGCTTCCAGGTGTGGGAAGCCGACGTCACCGACGGCACCCACGTGCAGCGGTTGGCCGCGGAGTTCGACGACACCGAGGTGCTGATCCACTGCGCCGATGCCGGATCGACCACGGCTGTCCCGATGACGGCGGAACAGGACCTCGTCGATGCGTTCGCCGCCGAGGTCGCGTCGTGCTGGGCAGCGCTTCGCCATTTCGCTCCCGCGATGGCCGCCCGGGGTCGCGGATCGATCATCGCCTACTCGGGGACTCGTGCCGCGACGGGCGGGGAACGCGGCACGCGCGCGATGACCTCGGAGGCGATCAATCAGATGGTGCGGGAGTTCGCTCAGGAGCTCCAGCCCCACGGTGTGCGGGTGAACGCCCTGGCGCCCGCCGGCGATCAGGATGAGACGGCGCTGCGCTTCCTCGCCTCCGATGTCTCGCGACACGTCACCGGCGCCCTCGTGGTGATCGAGTCGGGGTGGAGCGTCATCGAACGCATCGAAGAGCGCGTCGGCACCCGCTGA
- a CDS encoding ABC transporter permease: MSTTEKALDTVDPIEAADGRRWMPRWRLPAAWRRPLAIVGIVIVVFWIVVIIFAPLLAPYDPLAQDSARFLPPSLEHPFGTDGVGRDVLSRVIYGARISIPIAIMLVALSLIVGSTVGAVAGYFGGAVDAVLMRIVDLFFSFPAIILAMAVSAALGPSLVNAVLAIVVVSWPAYARVTRSLVLGLRDSNFIAASRLLGASSLRTLLRDIAPNILGPIAVISTLELGNAILLLAGLSYLGLGAVPPTPEWGAMVSEGSRVFYNYWVALFPGVAILSIVLAFNFIGDSLRDALDPRTSRAVQAVEL; this comes from the coding sequence ATGAGCACCACAGAGAAGGCCCTCGACACGGTCGATCCCATCGAGGCGGCAGACGGTCGTCGATGGATGCCGCGCTGGCGCCTCCCCGCGGCGTGGCGGCGTCCGCTCGCGATCGTCGGCATCGTCATCGTGGTGTTCTGGATCGTCGTGATCATCTTCGCGCCGCTGCTGGCTCCCTACGATCCGCTCGCCCAGGACTCGGCCCGCTTCCTGCCGCCCTCGCTCGAGCATCCCTTCGGCACCGACGGAGTGGGGCGCGATGTCCTCTCGCGCGTGATCTACGGCGCCCGCATCAGCATCCCCATCGCCATCATGCTCGTCGCGCTCTCGCTCATCGTCGGCTCGACGGTGGGAGCCGTCGCGGGGTACTTCGGTGGCGCCGTCGATGCCGTCCTGATGCGCATCGTCGACCTGTTCTTCTCCTTCCCCGCCATCATCCTGGCGATGGCCGTCTCTGCGGCCCTCGGCCCGTCGCTGGTGAATGCGGTGCTGGCGATCGTGGTGGTGTCGTGGCCCGCTTATGCGCGCGTGACCCGATCGCTCGTGCTGGGGCTGCGCGACAGCAACTTCATCGCCGCCTCCCGGCTGCTGGGTGCATCGTCGCTTCGCACACTGCTTCGCGACATCGCGCCGAACATCCTCGGCCCCATCGCCGTGATCTCGACGCTCGAACTCGGCAACGCCATCCTGCTGCTGGCGGGGCTCAGTTACCTCGGTCTCGGTGCGGTGCCCCCCACCCCCGAGTGGGGGGCCATGGTCTCCGAAGGGTCGCGGGTGTTCTACAACTACTGGGTGGCCCTCTTCCCGGGCGTGGCGATCCTCAGCATCGTGCTGGCGTTCAACTTCATCGGCGACTCGCTCCGCGACGCGCTCGACCCCCGCACCTCGCGCGCCGTGCAGGCGGTGGAACTGTGA
- a CDS encoding FAD-dependent oxidoreductase has protein sequence MLDRKHPGHVFDVAVVGGGASGASATYHLSRAGLDVVLLDRNDLNTEASGRNAGSLHGQIQHEPFLEEGAEWAEAWLPALRFLADSLTLWDDLSDDLGTDLQVAKKGGILVADDVSQLAAIERKVALENRIGIPSRMLSADELRSLAPWLSDAVVGGELCPIEGKANPLLVAPAFARRAVEAGALVRTQTPAVGFDRDGDTRVIRTPGGDVRARRVVLAGGDGMPDLARHFDLDLPISSGAVQVSVTERVDPMVAHLFYYAGGKLTFKQAQSGTLLIGGGWPARRNAAGEWVVNPDSLRANLAMAIRIAPMIADLALLRTWTGIGNGTPDHSPIIGPVTAEGDVVVGFYPYMGFTAAPLMGRILADLAQGKDPGLDLAPFAPTRF, from the coding sequence ATGTTGGATCGGAAGCATCCCGGGCATGTCTTCGATGTCGCGGTGGTCGGTGGCGGCGCGAGCGGAGCTTCGGCGACCTACCATCTGAGCCGAGCCGGACTCGATGTGGTGCTCCTGGACCGCAACGATCTCAATACCGAGGCGTCTGGGCGAAACGCCGGAAGCCTCCACGGTCAGATCCAGCACGAGCCGTTCCTGGAGGAAGGTGCCGAGTGGGCGGAGGCGTGGCTGCCCGCACTGCGATTCCTGGCCGACTCCCTCACGCTCTGGGACGATCTGAGCGACGACCTGGGCACGGATCTGCAGGTGGCCAAGAAGGGCGGCATCCTCGTCGCAGACGACGTGAGCCAGCTCGCCGCGATCGAGCGGAAGGTCGCGCTCGAGAATCGGATCGGCATTCCCAGTCGGATGCTGTCCGCCGACGAACTCCGAAGCCTCGCGCCGTGGCTCAGCGATGCCGTCGTCGGCGGAGAGCTGTGCCCCATCGAGGGGAAGGCGAATCCCCTGCTCGTCGCGCCGGCCTTCGCGCGCCGCGCCGTCGAGGCAGGAGCCCTCGTACGCACCCAGACCCCGGCGGTGGGCTTCGATCGCGACGGCGACACGCGCGTCATCCGGACCCCCGGCGGTGATGTGCGGGCGCGGCGCGTCGTCCTCGCGGGAGGGGACGGGATGCCGGACCTGGCCCGCCACTTCGACCTCGACCTGCCGATCTCGAGCGGCGCGGTGCAGGTGAGTGTCACCGAGCGCGTCGATCCGATGGTGGCGCACCTGTTCTACTACGCCGGCGGAAAGCTGACCTTCAAGCAGGCGCAGTCCGGCACCCTGCTCATCGGCGGCGGATGGCCGGCCCGGCGCAATGCCGCCGGGGAATGGGTCGTCAACCCCGACTCGCTGCGTGCGAACCTGGCGATGGCGATCCGCATCGCCCCGATGATCGCCGACCTCGCCCTCCTTCGCACCTGGACCGGCATCGGCAACGGAACCCCCGACCACAGCCCGATCATCGGCCCCGTGACGGCCGAGGGCGACGTCGTCGTCGGGTTCTATCCGTACATGGGCTTCACGGCGGCCCCCCTCATGGGGCGGATCCTCGCCGATCTGGCCCAGGGCAAGGATCCGGGACTCGACCTCGCGCCGTTCGCCCCGACCCGGTTCTGA
- a CDS encoding ABC transporter ATP-binding protein, whose protein sequence is MNAPLLDVRDLRLRLGGRALVDGVSLSVAPGEIVGLAGESGSGKTLTALTALGLIPDGSATEGEVLFDGRDVLTLSKRDLRALRGDRVSVVFQDPMTSLHPMLTIERQLTEHQLVHRSVTRKQARQRGIELLDRVRIPDPHLAIRSYPHRFSGGMRQRIAIASALACEPELLIADEVTTALDVTVQAGILRLLEGLRQELGMAMLFITHDLAVMNVLTDRLYVMRSGRVVESGSTREVLAAPTDDYTRALVDALPDTEAIA, encoded by the coding sequence GTGAACGCGCCTCTCCTCGATGTCCGCGACCTCCGCCTGCGCTTGGGCGGTCGTGCCCTGGTCGACGGGGTCTCGCTCTCGGTGGCCCCGGGCGAGATCGTGGGGCTGGCCGGCGAGAGCGGAAGCGGCAAGACCCTCACCGCCCTGACCGCCCTCGGGCTCATCCCCGATGGCTCGGCGACGGAGGGGGAGGTGCTGTTCGACGGTCGCGACGTCCTGACCCTCAGCAAGCGCGATCTCCGGGCGCTGCGGGGGGACCGCGTCTCCGTGGTGTTCCAGGACCCGATGACGTCCCTGCATCCGATGCTGACCATCGAACGACAGCTGACCGAGCACCAGCTCGTCCATCGATCGGTGACGCGCAAGCAGGCGCGCCAGCGCGGCATCGAGCTGCTGGACCGCGTCCGAATCCCCGACCCGCACCTCGCGATCCGCTCGTATCCTCACCGGTTCTCCGGGGGGATGCGGCAGCGCATCGCGATCGCGTCGGCGCTGGCCTGCGAGCCCGAGCTGCTGATCGCCGACGAAGTGACCACCGCCCTCGATGTCACCGTGCAGGCCGGAATCCTCCGACTTCTCGAGGGACTCCGGCAGGAGCTGGGCATGGCCATGCTGTTCATCACACACGACCTGGCGGTGATGAACGTGCTGACCGATCGCCTGTACGTCATGCGCTCCGGTCGCGTGGTCGAGTCGGGCTCCACGCGAGAGGTGCTCGCCGCCCCCACCGACGACTACACCCGGGCGCTCGTGGACGCCCTGCCCGACACGGAGGCCATCGCATGA
- a CDS encoding nuclear transport factor 2 family protein — MSAPVTDDEKWLHDAVYAMYDAYLTSDRARADSYIAEDVTLWDTEHEPLVFGLSGLNALRDSRPAGSVAAVAGIDVTEPVIDVWDDFALVRHTFTVRFTDPAARPERVRNTGVWRRREGTWLLVHNHEDVLPEQ; from the coding sequence ATGTCAGCACCCGTGACCGACGACGAGAAGTGGCTGCACGACGCCGTGTACGCCATGTACGACGCGTACCTGACCAGTGACCGTGCGCGAGCCGACAGCTACATCGCCGAAGACGTCACGCTCTGGGACACCGAGCACGAGCCCCTGGTCTTCGGGCTCTCGGGCCTGAATGCGCTGCGCGACAGCCGGCCCGCGGGAAGCGTCGCGGCCGTCGCCGGAATCGACGTCACCGAACCGGTCATCGACGTCTGGGACGACTTCGCGCTCGTCCGGCACACCTTCACCGTTCGTTTCACCGATCCCGCCGCCCGCCCTGAACGTGTCCGGAACACCGGCGTCTGGCGGCGGCGAGAGGGCACGTGGCTCCTCGTCCACAATCACGAAGACGTCCTGCCCGAGCAGTAA
- a CDS encoding dihydrodipicolinate synthase family protein — MPATFSGSYTVAVTPFTDDLSRIDLDRLRAFLDWQLAEGVPGIIMLGTTGEFLSVTPEERRELVGATVEHIDGRIPVLVGTADASTTRAVQFSVEAQDLGADGLMIVPPYYYTPTDDEIYRHYEAIVGAVDLPIMLYNNPVTSNVDMSAELVARLAKDFATISYIKESSQDIARVRDVIDLAGDAITVYAGERVVDSYLLGAKGYVNPYGNYIPRASAGIWGLLEEGRIEDARRIDDLIKRFDAIIAAGHPTYGHQCYSKRLAERAGFPMGTVRPPLTTFAQLGAEGEERLGRIGVVIDELDDVTRQLGL; from the coding sequence ATGCCCGCCACTTTCTCGGGTTCCTACACCGTCGCGGTCACGCCCTTCACCGACGACCTCAGCCGGATCGACCTCGACCGGCTGCGTGCGTTCCTCGATTGGCAGCTCGCAGAGGGCGTTCCCGGAATCATCATGCTCGGAACGACGGGCGAGTTCCTGTCGGTCACGCCGGAAGAGCGTCGCGAGCTGGTGGGGGCGACCGTCGAGCACATCGACGGGCGGATTCCCGTGCTCGTCGGCACAGCCGACGCCTCCACGACACGGGCGGTGCAGTTCAGCGTCGAGGCGCAGGACCTCGGGGCGGACGGCCTGATGATCGTGCCCCCCTACTACTACACGCCCACCGACGACGAGATCTATCGTCACTACGAAGCGATCGTCGGAGCGGTCGATCTGCCGATCATGCTCTACAACAATCCCGTCACCTCGAACGTGGACATGAGCGCTGAGCTCGTCGCGCGTCTGGCGAAGGACTTCGCCACGATCTCGTACATCAAGGAGTCCTCCCAGGACATCGCGCGCGTGCGCGACGTGATCGACCTCGCCGGTGACGCCATCACCGTCTACGCGGGTGAGCGGGTGGTGGACTCCTACCTCCTGGGCGCGAAGGGGTACGTCAATCCGTACGGCAACTACATCCCCCGCGCTTCCGCGGGAATCTGGGGTCTGCTGGAGGAAGGACGCATCGAGGATGCTCGACGGATCGACGATCTGATCAAGCGGTTCGACGCGATCATCGCCGCGGGGCACCCCACCTACGGTCACCAGTGCTACTCCAAGCGGCTTGCCGAGCGAGCCGGCTTCCCGATGGGCACGGTGCGCCCGCCGCTGACGACGTTCGCGCAGCTGGGAGCGGAGGGCGAAGAGCGTCTCGGGCGCATCGGCGTCGTGATCGACGAGCTGGACGACGTGACCCGCCAGCTCGGACTGTGA